The Leadbetterella byssophila DSM 17132 DNA window GCGCAGGCAGTTGCCAGCAAAGGCCAGGCAAATTCTACCCTAAAAGGTATTCAGGAGAACATCAATTTTTCTATTGTAAAAAGTCCAATCCGCGGAGTAGTGGGATCTATACCTTTCAGAGAAGGGAGCTTAGTAGGGCCTTCTGACATGACTCCTCTGACTACGGTATCTGAAACGAGCTCGGTGTATGCTTATTTTTCCATGAATGAGAAAGAATACTTGGACTTCCTAGGAAGAACTCCAGGAACTACAGTTAAAGAAAAACTGAAGAATATTCCTGAGGTAGATCTAGTTTTAGCCAATGGTGAACTTTATCCCGAAAAAGGTAAAGTGCAGGCAGTAACCGGTCAAATCGACGCATCTACAGGTAGCATTCAGTTTAGAGTAACCTTTAGAAATCCTGCCGGCTTGCTATCTAATGGAAACTCCGGAAAAATCAGAATCCCTAAGACCTACGAAAATGCTTTGGTTTTCCCTGAAATGTCATTGTTTGAACGTCAAGGAAGCTATTACGTATATAGCGTTAAACAAGACACAGCCTATATGACACGTGTCCAAGTTGTAGACCGTACCCAAAACCTGGTGATTGCAGGTGAAGGTATTAAGGAAGGTGATTTGATCGTCACACAAGGCACTTCAAACTTGAGAGACAAAACACCGGTAAAACCCGTCAAACAAGACATTAACGAACTTTTAAGCACGATTAAGCCAGTATTTTAATTATGTTAAAAACATTCATAGAAAGGCCGGTATTTTCATCGGTAATTTCTGTATTAATAGTTATACTGGGTATACTTGGTCTAGCAGTGCTGCCAGTTTCTCAGTATCCCGAAATCGCTCCACCAACGGTGCAAGTGATAGCCAACTATCCGGGAGCAAACGCACAGACTGTTCTTGAGAGCGTGATTGTTCCTATTGAAGAACAAATTAACGGTGTGGAAGGCATGGACTACATTTCTTCTACCGCCTCTAATAACGGTTCTGCTACCATTCAGGTGATCTTTAAACAAGGTGTTGACCCGGACATTGCAACGGTAAACGTTCAAAACAGGGTAGCCAGAGCTACTCCTTTGTTGCCTGCAGAAGTAACCCGTTCAGGGGTAACTACCCAAAAGCAGCAAACCTCTGCCTTAATGTTCCTGTCCTATTATGCTAAATCGAAGGAATACGATGCTACCTATATTCAAAACTATTTGAATATTAATGTGATCCCAGTTCTTAAAAGGGTGAACGGGGTAGGTGATGCCACCGTTTTTGGTGCAAAGGTCTATTCCATGAGGGTATGGCTTGATCCCGTGAAGATGGCTACCTACGGATTAGTTCCAGCCCAAATCTCGGCGGCCATAAACGAACAAAGCTTAGAGGCTGCTGCTGGACAATTAGGAGAGAACGACGGAGCCTCTTTCCAATACGTCTTAAAGTATGGCGGTAAATACCGTACAGAAGAGCAGTACGAAAACATAGTAGTAAAGGCGCTACCTGGTGGACAAGTACTATATTTGAAAGATGTAGCCAAGATTGAACTAGGGTCTCAATCCTATTCCGGTAGCGGAGAGTTAAATGGACAGCCTGCCGTAACGATAGCCGTTTACCAAACTCCTGGATCAAATGCTCAGGAAATCAATAACAACCTGAAGATAGAACTTGAGAAGATCAAATCTCAACTTCCGGATGGAGTAGATTATATCATCAACTTTGATACTAACGAATTCTTAGATGCATCCATTTCCAAAGTGGTTCATACCTTAGTGGAAGCCTTTCTATTGGTATTCGCGGTAGTGTTTATCTTCTTACAGGATATTCGTTCTACCATAGTACCTCTTATAGCAGTACCCGTGTCTATTATTGGTACCTTCTTCTTCCTGACCTTGTTTGGTTTCTCTTTGAACCTCCTTACCTTATTCGCCTTAGTACTGGCTATTGGTATTGTGGTGGATGATGCCATTGTGGTAGTGGAAGCCATACATGCCAAGATGGAAAGTACCGGCTTGGATCCTAAATCTGCATCCATATCCGCGATGTCAGAGATTTCCACGGCAATCGTATCCATTACCTTGGTGATGGCAGCTGTATTTATCCCTGTGACCTTTATTACGGGTCCAACTGGCGTATTCTATAAACAGTTTGGTATAACGCTAATCGTATCCATCTTTATTTCTGCTGTAAATGCCTTGACTTTGAGTCCGGCACTTTGTGCTTTGTTCTTAAAGAATCATGAGGGTGCTCATAGCAAAGGTATAGGTCAAAGATTCTTTGATGCCTTCAATACAGGCTTTGAAACCATGACCAAAAAGTACGCCAAATCTTTCAGCTTCCTGTTTAAACATAAATGGGTAACCGCTGTAATCTTGGCAATATGTCTTGGTGGTGTTTTCTATGCTAACAAGACCATGCCTTCAGGATTTGTACCAAACGAAGACAGAGGCTTCCTTTTTGGTAACGTTGAACTTCCTGCCGGTGCATCTACTGACCGTGTGTATACACTTTTGAGTGATTTTGAGAAGAAAGCCATGCACATCAAAGGAATAAAGAATATCACCGCCATTACAGGTAATAACTTTATTTCAGGTGCAGGAGCAAACCACGGTATGTTCTTGATTAAACTGGATGGATTTGCAGATAGAACTTCAGAGGAAACAGCTATTACGAGTATTATCGGTCAATTATTTGGCTTAGCTAACTCCCAATTTAAAGATGCAAAGATGGCTTTCTTCCAGCCACCAAGTATCCCGGGTTTTGGTACTAATTCCGGTTTTGAATTAAAACTTTTGGATAAATCTGGTGGGGATTTGAGTAAATTAGATCAGGTTCAGCAGAACTTCCTTGCGGAGTTGATGAAGCGTCCGGAGATTCAATATGCTCAGTCTGCATTGAATACTAATTTTGCCCAATACGAAATCAAATTAGATGTAGAGAGAGCAAAACGCTCAGGCGTTACGGTAAGCAGTATCTTGTCTGCTTTACAAGGGTACATTGGAGGTATCTACGCTGCAGATTTCGTGAGATTCGGTAAGCAATATCGTGTCATGATCCAGTCCTTACCGGAAGCTAGAAGGGATGAGGCCAGCTTGAACAGCATCTTCGTTTCTACTTCTACTGGACAAATGGCTCCTATCACTCAGTTTGTTCGTTTAGAAAGAGTGTACGGTCCTCAGTCCGTAAACCGCTTTAACCTCTTTACCTCTGCTAATATTTCCGGTGCCACAAAACCAGGCTTTTCTAGTGGTGATGCCATCAGAGCCATCAATGAAGTGGCTGCCGCCCAGTTGAACCAAGACTTTGCGGTAGACTTTACCGGATTAAGTAGAGAGGAAATCAAAGCAGGTTCGCAGACTGCATTGATCTTTGCACTTTGTGTGATCTTCGTGTACTTTATCTTATCTGCACAATACGAGAGTTATATACTTCCCCTATCTGTAATCTTGTCTTTACCAGCAGGTATTATGGGAGCCTATATTTCTCAGAAATTTGCGGGCTTGGAGAATAATATCTACTTCCAGATAGCACTGGTCATGCTGGTGGGACTTTTAGCGAAGAACGCCATCTTGATAGTGGAATTCGCCTTACAAAGAAGGCAACACGGTGAAACTATAGCTCAGGCAGCGATCAACGGGGCGATTTCTCGTCTACGTCCAATCCTGATGACCTCCTTTGCCTTTATCCTTGGTCTAATGCCATTGGTATTTGCCAAAGGGGTGGGCTATATAGGTAACCGTTCTGTGGGTACAGGAGCTGCCTTTGGCTTGCTTATAGGTACCATTATTGGGGTGTTTATTATCCCTGTATTATTTGTGATCTTCCAAAGTTTACAGGAAAAAGTAAAACCCGTAAAATTTATTAATCCTAAGAATGATGAAATATAAGTGGCTCATAGCATGTAGTATTTTGCTGCAATCCTGCTTTGTAGCAAAAGATTATAAAAGACCCGATATTAGCGTCGCAGATCAGTTCAAAGCAGAGCAAGTTAGTGCTGATAGCACTAGCTTAGCTTCCGTGTCCTGGAGGGAATTTTTCAAAGATGAAGTACTAGCTTCTTACATTGAAAAAGCTTTGGCACACAACCTCGATATACGAACCGCTTTGCAAAACGTAAATATTGCTGAAGCATATATGAAACAAGGCAAAGCGGGCTATTTCCCTACATTTTCCATTGGTCCAAACTACACCTTCTCGCGGACTTCTGCCAACACTCAGTTTGGTAGAATCACCGGAAGTCAGACCTTAGGTCAATTTGACATTACAGGGAGCTTTGCCTGGGAAGCGGATATCTGGGGAAAGATTCGTAGCACGAAAAGAGGTTTTGTAGCAGATTACTTGAGAAGCATTAATGCACATCAAGCGGTTTCCACTCAGATCATTGCTGCTGTGGCAAATGCCTATTTTCAATTGAGTGCATTGGATGAACAAAAACAAGTTCTTCTCGAAACCATTAGTAACAGGGAGGAAGGCGTGGAAACCAATAAGTCTCTGAAAGTAGCCGGTATAGTCAGTGAAGTTGCTGTGAAGCAAAACGAGGCTTTACTTGTAAATGCTGAAGCATTACTGGTGGATACAGAAAATGCCATCAAACTGAATGAAAATATCCTGAGCCTGTTGATTGGAGAATCACCTAGAGCAACCGAGAGGGGGAAATTCAGTGATGCCTCTATCCAACAAATGGTTTATACCGGATTCCCGGTCCAGTTGCTGGAAAACAGACCCGATGTGAAGGCTGCTGAAATGGCATTGGTAAAAGCTTTTGAAAATGTTAATGTGGCGAGAAGCAACTTCTATCCTGCATTGAGAATCACAGCGAATACCGGATTCCAAAGTATTGATTTTCCAAAGCTTTTTGATCCGAAGTCCTTTTTTGTAAGTGCCGTAGCCGGATTAGCTCAGCCTGTGTATAACAAGAGGGCTATACGTACCCAGAAAGAAGTGGCTGACGCAAGTCAGGAGCAAGCGTATATTGCGTATCAGAAGGCTTTAATCACAGCAAGTAAAGAGGTCTCAGATGCATTGTATAATTATACTGCCGCAGATAAAAAGATTTCTCTCAAAGAAAAGGAGTACCAACTTTACGAAGAATCAGTAGAGTACTCTGAGGAATTATTGAAGAACGGTATGGCTAATTATTTGGAAGTAGTCACAGCTAAACAAAATGCTTTGAATACGAAACTAAGCATCATTACTACTCAATTACAAAAATACAATGCTACCGTTGAGCTCTATCGAGCCTTAGGCGGAGGATGGAAATAAGGAGAAGGGAGCCTTAGTGCTCCCTTTTTTTGAACCAATTCAACCCCATTTGATGTATATTCATTAGAATATAATCAATCATACCCATGCGAATCATAGTTTCGCCTTCTGATAACGCGTATTTCAATATAGCATCTGAAGAATTCTTATTGGATTCATATCCTGATGCCGAGATTTTTCTTCTTTATATCAATGCTCCCTCCATCATTGTAGGGAAATATCAAAACACCCTTTCAGAAATCAATCTTCCGGTAGTGGAAGAGAAGGGAATTAAGGTAGTAAGAAGATTAACGGGAGGGGGAGCCGTTTATCACGATACAGGAAATCTCAATTTCTCGTTCCATTCAAAGAACACCTCCGGAGAGTTTATGGATTTTTCTCGCTTTACAGAGCCGGTATTGCACTTATTGGTAGAAAAAGGGGTTCCGGCTAAACTAGAAGGAAGGAATGATCTCCTTGTAGATGGAATGAAATTCTCAGGAAATGCTAAGTTGGTACGAAAAAACAAGGTGATTCACCATGGAACCCTATTGATCCATTCGGAAATGCAGATCCTGGCAGATGCTTTGAAAGTAAATCCTCTCAAATTCGTAGATAAGGCTATAAAATCTGTAAGAAAAAGAGTAACTAATCTGGCTCCCTATTTTGCGGATGGAGTGAGTACAGAGGATTTCAGAACCTGGCTAATAGAACAAGTTCAAAAGGAAAATCCTGATTCCTACATCCAGCCTTTCAGCGATGAGGAGATCGAAAAAATAAATGCACTTGCCAACCAGAAATATAGTACCTGGGAATGGAACTTCGGCTTTTCGCCGGATTATAATTTTAGTAAAGCGATAAAGATTCCTGCCGGTTTTATAGAGGTACACCTGGATGTAAGTAACGGTATCATTCAGGACGCAAAAATCTTTGGAGACTTTTTTGCACAGGCTCCCATTGAGGAGATAGAAAACTTACTTAAGAATAAAAAACATGAGATTGAAGAACTGAGACTTGTTCTATCCAAAATTAATTTGCAACTTTACTTCGGTGCTGCCAGCGTTGAAGAATTGCTGGAAGTATTCAAATGAGGGAATAAGGTAACTTATTTCGCGAATTAACTAAATAACAATTTGAAGAATAAAGGTAGCTCTAGGGCTACCTTTAGAAATTGAGAACCGGACTCAGCCATTTTTCTGCTTCTTCCAAGCTTATTCCTTTGGCCTTTACATAGAATTCTAATTGATCTTTTTCAATTTTTCCAAGTCCAAAATACTTTGCATCAGGGTGAGAATAATAGAATCCAGAAACCGCAGACGCAGGCCACATGGCTAAACTCTCTGTCAGATGTAGTCCTATCTGATTTTCTACATCAAGAAGATTAAAGATCTCCTTTTTAGCTAAATGATCCGGACATGCAGGATAACCCGGCGCAGGTCTGATACCTACATACTTTTCTTTGATCAGGTCTTCGTTTGTAAGAGATTCTTGGTGTTGATATCCCCAAAGTTCCTTTCTGACTTTCTCATGCAAAAGTTCCGTGAAAGCTTCCGCGAAACGATCAGCTAGTACTTTCACCATTATAGCATTATAATCGTCAAAGGATACCTCGTATTTCTTTGCTAAGTCCTCAGCTCCAAATATTCCTACGGCAAAAGTTCCAAAATAATCTATCTTCCCGCTCTCCACAGGTGCTATGAAATCAGCTAAAGAAAGGTTAGGAATACCCGCACCTTTTTTACCTTGTTGCCTTAATTGAGGAAGAGTGGCCAGGACGGTCTCTTTATCTACATGAGTATGACAGTCACAGTTGCCTTCTTTCCACCCGTACACCACTTGTACATCGTGATCCTGAGTATTTGTAGGATAAAATCCTACTACAGCTCTTGCGTCAAATGATCTGTTTTCTATGATCTGTTGTAGCATTACTTGAGCATCAGCAAAAAGCTTCTGCGCTGTAGAACCTACTTTCTCATCTTCTAAAATCCGGGGATAATGACCATGTAAATCCCAGCTTTGGAAGAATGGGGTCCAGTCTATATACTGAGAAATCTCTCTTAAGCTATAGTTTCTATACGTCTTTGTACCTCTTAAACTAGGAACCTTTATTTCATAGTTATTCCAGTCAAGAGGTAATTTGTTCTTTCTAGCCTCTTCTAGTGAAATATAATGCTTGATGCCTTGTCTTTTCTGATAATCGTCCCTGAATAAAGCATAATCTGCTTTAGTTTTCTTGACAAAATCTTCTCTCAGATCCTTACTCAATAGATTACTCACTACCGGTACGGATTTTGAGGCATCCAATACATGAATTACAGGGCCATTAAATACAGGATCAATCTTTACAGCAGTATGCGCCCTTGAAGTGGTAGCACCGCCAATGAGCAAGGGCATATCTGTCATATCTCTCTTCTGCATTTCCTTAGCTACATACACCATTTCATCGAGACTTGGGGTAATTAATCCACTGAGACCTATGGCATCCACTTGGTGTTTCTGAGCTTCTTCGAGAATCTTTTCTGCTGGCACCATAACGCCTAAGTCAATGATCTCATAGTTATTACATGCCAAAACCACACCAACTATATTCTTTCCGATATCATGGACATCTCCTTTCACGGTAGCCATTAAGACCTTGCCATTGTTTTGTTGGGTATTCCCAGATTTCAGCTTTTCCTCTTCCAAGTAGGGTAGAAGGTAGGCTACTGCCTTTTTCATTACCCTGGCTGATTTCACTACTTGAGGCAAGAACATCTTTCCGGAACCAAAAAGATCGCCAACTACATTCATTCCATCCATCAGTGGTCCTTCAATCACCTGAAGTGGGGTAGGGTATTGATGTCTTATTTCCTCGATATCTTCATCTATAAATTCAACTATGCCTTTTACTAAAGCATGTTCAATTCGTTTATTTACTGGAAGTGTTCTCCATTCTTGAATGGCCTTATCTTCCGCCTTTCCTTCACCTTTTAAAGATTCCGCTAATTCTAGAAGAACCTCTGTAGCATCATCTGTACGGTTCAACAACACGTCTTCAACCGCTTTTAGTAAATCTGCAGGAATATCATCATAAACTTCCAGCATACTTGGATTTACTATACCCATATCCATTCCGGCTTTTCTGCCGTGATATAGGAACGCCGAATGGATGGCTTCTCTTACGCGGTCATTGCCCCTGAAAGAAAAGGATACGTTACTCACCCCACCACTCACATGTACAAGCGGTAGATTCTCTCTAACCCATTTAGTGGCTTCAAAGAAAGATAAAGCATTGATTCTATGCTCTTCTATTCCTGTAGCCACAGGGAATATGTTCAAGTCAAAGATGATGTCTTGAGGGGGAAAGCCCAACTGATTGACCAGGATATCGTAAGATCGCTTTGAAATCTCTATTCTTCTTTCCGTAGTGTCAGCCTGACCTTGTTCATCAAAAGCCATCACCACTACAGCAGCACCGTATTTAAGTATAGTAGATGCTTGTCGCTTAAACTCCTCTTCCCCTGCCTTCAGTGAAATGGAATTTACTATCCCTTTTCCTTGAATACACTTCAGTCCGGCTTCTATGATCTCCCATTTAGATGAGTCTATCATTACCGGAATCCTTGAAATCTCAGGCTCCGCAGCCATTAGGTTCAGGAAGGTGGTCATGGCTTCCACACCATCTAACATACCCTCATCCATGTTAACATCAATGACATTTGCTCCACCCTCTACTTGATCCTGAGCCACGCTAAGCGCTTCATCAAATTTTCTACTCTTGATCAGGCGTAAGAACTTCTTGGAACCGGTAACGTTTGTTCTTTCTCCTACATTTACAAAACCTAATTCAGGAGTTAATGTTAAAGGCTCTAGCCCGCTTAATCTCAAAAGAGGCTCCGGTTCCGAAGGTACTCTTGGTTTATAGTTCTTTGCTAATTCCGCAAAAGCACGGATATGTTCAGGAGTAGTTCCGCAACATCCTCCCAAAATATTCACATAGCCTTCCTCCAAAAATTCTCTGACTTGCTCTGCCATGTATGCAGGAGTTTCATCATACTGACCCATTTCATTTGGAAGACCTGCGTTAGGATATACACTGACATAGCAGTTGGCCACTCTGCTTAATTCTGCTAAATAGGGCTTCATAGCTTTTGCTCCTAAGGCGCAGTTTAAGCCTATAGATAGGAGACCCGCGTGAGAAACCGAGTTATAAAATGCTTCGGAAGTTTGACCGGTAAGGGTTCTACCTGATTGGTCGGTTATAGTACCCGAAACCATAAGAGGCCTATCAAAATCAGGATCTACTGCCTTTTTTTCTTCTATGATGCTCTTAGCTGCGTAGAGTGCAGCTTTACAGTTCAGCGTATCCGTAACCGTTTCAATTAATAGTGCATCTACACCACCCTCTATTAAAGCGCGGATTTGGGTAGAAAAGGCATCCACTAACTGGTCAAAGGTAATTGCTCTAAAACCCGGATTATTCACATCAGGTGACAGGGAAGCCATTTTGGTGGTGGGACCCATTGAACCTACTACAAACCTTGGTTTTTCTGGTGTCGAATAAGCATCAGCCGCTTGGCGAGCAATCTTAGCCCCTTCATAGTTGATTTCATAAACTAAATCAGCCATGTGATAGTCATCCTGCGCCACCCAGGTACCGCTGAAGGTATTGGTTTCTATGATATCTGCGCCTGCATCTAAATATTCCTTATGTATAGCTAAGATGACATCTGGTCTAGTGATGGACAAGAGGTCATTGTTCCCCTTTACGTCATGAGGGAAATCTTTGAATCTTTCTCCTCGATAATCTGCATCACTGAGTTTGTAGCGTTGGATCATGGTTCCCATGGCCCCATCTAAAACTAAAATTCTATCTCGTAATGCCTGCCTTAATCGTGTCATAAATGAATTCCTGGTTCAAATTGCTTCCAAATGTAGGAATAAAAGATAAAAACATAAGTACATTCGGAAAAATATAGATATTTTATCTATCAAATAACTTACTTTTTTATATTTTTGTCTTCCAATCTACGTAGATCATGATTAAATTAGACGACACCGACAAAGAGATCCTTCGCCATTTACAACAAGATGCTAAACTTACCACCAAGGAATTAGCGGGAAGATTGAATCTCTCTGCTACTCCCGTGTATGAGCGTGTAAGGAGATTGGAAAACGAGGGCGTCATTAAAAAATATGTGGCTATAGTAGACAGGGAAAAGATTGGCAAAGACCTAATGGTACTTTGTAACATACGTTTGAAAGAACATGCTAAGGAGGCTGGCGCAAGGTTTGTCAATTCTATAGTTGAAATGCCGGAAGTAATGGAATGCTTGAATATATCCGGAGACTATGATTTTTTAATCAAAGTGGTAGTATCTGACATGCGGGAATACCAGTCCTTTATAATGAACAAATTAGCCTCGCTAGAGAATATAGGATCCACTCAGTCTATCTTCGTCATGGGGGAAATAAAAAATGATACTGCCTACGAACCACGTTCATGAACTAAATCATATAAACGTGTGTTTGAAAATATAAGATGAAAAAAGTAAGAAGAATAATAGCACTTGTAATGGCACTTACCGTCTTGGTAAGTTCTCATTCTTTTGCATATTATGAACACTTATGCACCATCACACAAATCAAAAAAGTATCCTTCGAACCTGAATCCTGCTACGGAAAATTAAGCGTTAGTGAGGTTCATGAAGTACCTAGCTTCAAAAAGGGTACATGTTGTGAAATCTCATTTAAGGTCAATAAAGGACACACTGCTATTCAAAGCAGCTTCAACCTAATGCCTTTTGTAGCTGTAGAAATGCAGCTGCCAGAGTTTCAATTCCTGTGTCCAACCTTAATTCCTGAGAAAAGCGAGGTCTTGGCTTCCAGTAATTCCTCGCCTCCAAGTTCTGTCCCTCTATTTATTAAGTACCGCAAACTCATACTTTGAGATTTGGATAAAAAAAACATTGCATTTTTTTATCTAAAATCTTTATTGTATGAAAATCAAGCTATTTATATATTGTATAATATTAAGCCTTAATGCGACTGCACAAAGCATCAAGGGAAAGGTTTCAGACGCCACAAATTCTGCCCTCATAGGCGTTAATGTCTCCTGGGTAGGAGACCCGGGATCTGCCGTCATGACAGACGAAAACGGCATGTTTTCCATAGTCAAATCAAACAGCACTAATTTATTATCCTTTAGCTATTTAGGATTCAAACCTGATACCTTAAAAATTATAGAGGATAAGTTCTATGTCATGGTTTTGCAAGAAGTGCAGAACGACTTAGATGAAGTAGTTGTCAAATCTGCCGGAGTGGTATTGGATAAAATGTCCCCAATACATACCCAGATTATCACCAGCAAAGAACTTGTAAAAGCGGCTTGCTGTAATCTCTCCGAGAGTTTTGAGACCAATGCTTCCATCAGTGTAGGAAATACGGATGCTGTCACCGGCTCAAGACAAATTCAACTATTAGGTATGAGTGGCTCCTACGTGCAAACTACCTTAGAAAACATACCCGGCATTCGCGGCCTAGGACAAACCTTTGGCATGAATTACATTCCGGGTACTTGGATACAATCCATTGATATTGGGAAGGGGGTAGGATCTGTCCTAACCGGTTATGAAAACATGGTGGGACAAGTGAACGTGGAACTGCACAAACCAGACAACATGGATCCTCTATTCATCAATATGTATGTCAATAATTTCGGTAGAACAGAAGGTAACATTAACCTCTCTAAAAAGTCTAAGAAGTGGTCCACAGCCTTAATTACCCATGGCTCTTTCTTAGCGTCAGAGATTGATCAGAACAAGGATAAATTTCGTGATTTACCCAAATATAACCAAATTAACGCTATAAATAGATGGAAGTATAGTGGAGAGAAGTTTATGGCACAATTCGGTATAAGGTATCTAAATGAGAATAGGGAAGGTGGGCAAACAGGATTTAAAAAGGGTGTATCGGATTTGTACGGATTCACTAATCATACCCAAAGAATAGAAGGGTTTACAAAAACCGCCTTATTATTTCCGAATGCCCCATATAGAGGTTTAGGATTGATTTTGAACGCTTCTTATCATGACAGTGACTCGAAGTTTGGCAAAACTCCATATACAGGAACCCAAAATACCCTTTACGGAAATTTGATTTATCAAGACATCCTTGGCAATACAAATCATTCCTATAAATCTGGTGTGAGCTTTCTTAAAGATGAATTTAAAGAGCAATATACTGGAATCTATTTGGATAGAAATGAACTAGTTCCCGGTGTTTTCTTTGAGTATAACTATAAATACTTGGATCGTACTTCCATACTAATCGGCGTCAGAAATGACTTTCACAATCTATATGGAAATTATTTCACACCAAGGATCCACGTAATGCAGAGTTTGGGAAATAATCATACCTTCCGACTTTCCGCAGGCAAAGGTTACAGAACTCCAAACCCCTTCGCAGAAGGTTATGGAATGTTAGTCAGCAATAGAACTGTAAGATTACTGGAGGACCTGCGTCCGGAAGAAACTTGGACCTTCGGAGGTAGTTATGTTTACCAATGGTCGCCCCAGTTGTCCATTTCCGGAGAATTTTATCATACCCGTTTCCAAAACCAGATGATTGTGGATATGGAACATGACGGATACTTGTTCTTCTACAACTTAGAAGGCAAATCCAGAACGAATAGCGCCTTAATAGAATTGAACTATGGTCCGGTGAATCGCTGGGAAGTAAAAATGGGTTACCGTTATGTGAATAACAAGCAAACCTTAGGTAAGCCAATGGGCGAAAAAGTACTTATGGATAAAATGTTCTTACCAAAGGATAGGCTACTTGTCAATGTAGCCTATAGTCTACCTTACGAAAGATGGAAATTTGATGCCACTTTGCACGTTAACGGTAAACAAAGAATACCAATGGAGCATTCTTCTATGTCCTATTACGACATGAAAACAGAATTTGCCCCGGTGT harbors:
- a CDS encoding TonB-dependent receptor plug domain-containing protein, whose translation is MKIKLFIYCIILSLNATAQSIKGKVSDATNSALIGVNVSWVGDPGSAVMTDENGMFSIVKSNSTNLLSFSYLGFKPDTLKIIEDKFYVMVLQEVQNDLDEVVVKSAGVVLDKMSPIHTQIITSKELVKAACCNLSESFETNASISVGNTDAVTGSRQIQLLGMSGSYVQTTLENIPGIRGLGQTFGMNYIPGTWIQSIDIGKGVGSVLTGYENMVGQVNVELHKPDNMDPLFINMYVNNFGRTEGNINLSKKSKKWSTALITHGSFLASEIDQNKDKFRDLPKYNQINAINRWKYSGEKFMAQFGIRYLNENREGGQTGFKKGVSDLYGFTNHTQRIEGFTKTALLFPNAPYRGLGLILNASYHDSDSKFGKTPYTGTQNTLYGNLIYQDILGNTNHSYKSGVSFLKDEFKEQYTGIYLDRNELVPGVFFEYNYKYLDRTSILIGVRNDFHNLYGNYFTPRIHVMQSLGNNHTFRLSAGKGYRTPNPFAEGYGMLVSNRTVRLLEDLRPEETWTFGGSYVYQWSPQLSISGEFYHTRFQNQMIVDMEHDGYLFFYNLEGKSRTNSALIELNYGPVNRWEVKMGYRYVNNKQTLGKPMGEKVLMDKMFLPKDRLLVNVAYSLPYERWKFDATLHVNGKQRIPMEHSSMSYYDMKTEFAPVYANVNAQITRNFPQLEVYLGGENLTGFKQKNPIIGTENPFGPTFDAGRIWGPVTGATVYTGFRYKMK
- a CDS encoding Lrp/AsnC family transcriptional regulator encodes the protein MIKLDDTDKEILRHLQQDAKLTTKELAGRLNLSATPVYERVRRLENEGVIKKYVAIVDREKIGKDLMVLCNIRLKEHAKEAGARFVNSIVEMPEVMECLNISGDYDFLIKVVVSDMREYQSFIMNKLASLENIGSTQSIFVMGEIKNDTAYEPRS
- a CDS encoding HYC_CC_PP family protein, yielding MKKVRRIIALVMALTVLVSSHSFAYYEHLCTITQIKKVSFEPESCYGKLSVSEVHEVPSFKKGTCCEISFKVNKGHTAIQSSFNLMPFVAVEMQLPEFQFLCPTLIPEKSEVLASSNSSPPSSVPLFIKYRKLIL
- the metH gene encoding methionine synthase, translated to MTRLRQALRDRILVLDGAMGTMIQRYKLSDADYRGERFKDFPHDVKGNNDLLSITRPDVILAIHKEYLDAGADIIETNTFSGTWVAQDDYHMADLVYEINYEGAKIARQAADAYSTPEKPRFVVGSMGPTTKMASLSPDVNNPGFRAITFDQLVDAFSTQIRALIEGGVDALLIETVTDTLNCKAALYAAKSIIEEKKAVDPDFDRPLMVSGTITDQSGRTLTGQTSEAFYNSVSHAGLLSIGLNCALGAKAMKPYLAELSRVANCYVSVYPNAGLPNEMGQYDETPAYMAEQVREFLEEGYVNILGGCCGTTPEHIRAFAELAKNYKPRVPSEPEPLLRLSGLEPLTLTPELGFVNVGERTNVTGSKKFLRLIKSRKFDEALSVAQDQVEGGANVIDVNMDEGMLDGVEAMTTFLNLMAAEPEISRIPVMIDSSKWEIIEAGLKCIQGKGIVNSISLKAGEEEFKRQASTILKYGAAVVVMAFDEQGQADTTERRIEISKRSYDILVNQLGFPPQDIIFDLNIFPVATGIEEHRINALSFFEATKWVRENLPLVHVSGGVSNVSFSFRGNDRVREAIHSAFLYHGRKAGMDMGIVNPSMLEVYDDIPADLLKAVEDVLLNRTDDATEVLLELAESLKGEGKAEDKAIQEWRTLPVNKRIEHALVKGIVEFIDEDIEEIRHQYPTPLQVIEGPLMDGMNVVGDLFGSGKMFLPQVVKSARVMKKAVAYLLPYLEEEKLKSGNTQQNNGKVLMATVKGDVHDIGKNIVGVVLACNNYEIIDLGVMVPAEKILEEAQKHQVDAIGLSGLITPSLDEMVYVAKEMQKRDMTDMPLLIGGATTSRAHTAVKIDPVFNGPVIHVLDASKSVPVVSNLLSKDLREDFVKKTKADYALFRDDYQKRQGIKHYISLEEARKNKLPLDWNNYEIKVPSLRGTKTYRNYSLREISQYIDWTPFFQSWDLHGHYPRILEDEKVGSTAQKLFADAQVMLQQIIENRSFDARAVVGFYPTNTQDHDVQVVYGWKEGNCDCHTHVDKETVLATLPQLRQQGKKGAGIPNLSLADFIAPVESGKIDYFGTFAVGIFGAEDLAKKYEVSFDDYNAIMVKVLADRFAEAFTELLHEKVRKELWGYQHQESLTNEDLIKEKYVGIRPAPGYPACPDHLAKKEIFNLLDVENQIGLHLTESLAMWPASAVSGFYYSHPDAKYFGLGKIEKDQLEFYVKAKGISLEEAEKWLSPVLNF